The Neobacillus sp. OS1-2 genome includes a window with the following:
- the fliS gene encoding flagellar export chaperone FliS: MSVKNPYQTYQKQAVTTSKPEELTYMLYQGLVKFIRLSKQALNNHKLEECHSSNLRAQDILSELMVSLKKDYPISDSLLSLYDYMKTRLIEANLKKQVEILEEIEGFAVELAETWQTAMKSKNS, from the coding sequence ATGTCAGTGAAAAACCCATATCAAACATATCAAAAACAAGCGGTTACAACTTCAAAACCGGAAGAATTAACATATATGTTATATCAAGGATTAGTGAAATTTATCCGTTTGTCAAAACAGGCCTTAAACAATCATAAATTGGAAGAGTGTCATAGCAGTAATTTACGGGCTCAAGACATTCTTAGTGAATTAATGGTCTCCCTAAAAAAGGACTATCCCATTTCCGATTCTTTGCTTTCTTTATACGATTACATGAAAACACGGTTAATTGAAGCTAATTTAAAGAAACAAGTGGAAATCCTTGAAGAAATAGAGGGCTTTGCGGTAGAATTAGCAGAAACGTGGCAAACCGCTATGAAATCAAAAAACAGTTAG
- the fliP gene encoding flagellar type III secretion system pore protein FliP (The bacterial flagellar biogenesis protein FliP forms a type III secretion system (T3SS)-type pore required for flagellar assembly.) has product MLRKLAILVPLFTLGFISVAYAAEPASSLLPGLDLASDDPDKVSNTVRIILLITVLSIAPAILMLMTCFTRIVIVLGFVRNALGTQQIPPNQVMIGLALFMTFFIMGPTFSQINDEAYQPFMAGKITQEQAFKKATDPMKEFMTKNTREKDLALFMDYAKMERPKSVEDIPLTALVPAYAISELKTAFQMGFMIFIPFLVIDMIVSSVLMSMGMMMLPPVMISLPFKILLFILVDGWHLIIGSLLKSF; this is encoded by the coding sequence ATGTTACGGAAGTTAGCTATTCTCGTTCCCCTCTTTACGCTCGGGTTTATCTCTGTTGCCTATGCTGCTGAACCGGCAAGTTCGCTTTTACCTGGACTCGATTTAGCCTCGGATGATCCAGATAAGGTCTCGAATACGGTCCGGATCATTCTACTGATAACCGTGTTATCGATTGCTCCGGCGATTTTAATGTTGATGACTTGTTTTACGCGAATTGTCATTGTGCTCGGATTTGTTCGTAATGCCCTTGGCACACAGCAAATACCGCCGAATCAAGTGATGATCGGGTTGGCTCTTTTTATGACGTTTTTTATCATGGGTCCTACTTTTTCTCAAATCAATGATGAGGCCTACCAACCGTTTATGGCGGGGAAAATCACCCAAGAGCAAGCCTTCAAAAAGGCAACTGATCCCATGAAAGAATTTATGACGAAAAATACTCGGGAGAAGGACCTGGCCTTGTTTATGGATTATGCCAAGATGGAAAGGCCGAAATCGGTGGAGGACATCCCGCTAACGGCCCTTGTTCCTGCCTATGCCATTAGTGAATTAAAAACAGCCTTTCAAATGGGATTCATGATCTTTATTCCCTTTCTGGTCATCGATATGATCGTTTCCAGTGTGTTAATGTCAATGGGGATGATGATGCTGCCACCGGTCATGATCTCGTTGCCATTTAAGATTTTACTGTTCATTTTGGTTGACGGCTGGCATCTAATCATCGGGTCACTGCTAAAGAGTTTTTAA
- the fliI gene encoding flagellar protein export ATPase FliI — protein MTLSAENYVKLIRGIDPVRVNGKITQIIGLTIESQGPDVRIGELCSIYPTNSQTPIPAEVVGIRENKVLLMPLGEVQAIGPGCDVVASGKPMMVKAGHQLLGRVLDGLGQPMDGKPLPLGLEEVPTHAKPPNPLKRPRIHSPLGVGVRTIDGLLTMGKGQRVGIFAGSGVGKSTLLGMISRNTSADVNVIALIGERGREVLDFLEQNLGEEGLKKSVVIVATSDQPALIRIKGALTATSIAEYFRDQGKNVLLVMDSVTRFAMAQREVGLAIGEPPTTKGYTPSVFAMLPQLLERAGTGPKGSISAIYTVLVDGDDMNEPIADAVRGILDGHIVLNRAIGSKGIFPSIDVLNSASRVINEITSDEHLNAVRIFKKYLAAYNEAEDLINIGAYKKGSNREIDVAVRFKPLIDNFLRQGIYEPSTLEETRSFLISQFGAMMT, from the coding sequence GTGACATTGTCAGCTGAAAACTATGTGAAGCTCATTCGCGGGATTGATCCTGTTCGAGTGAACGGAAAAATAACGCAAATTATCGGGCTTACAATCGAGTCCCAAGGACCGGATGTTCGGATTGGTGAGCTGTGTTCCATTTATCCGACAAATTCACAAACCCCGATTCCCGCTGAAGTTGTTGGGATCAGAGAAAACAAAGTCTTGCTCATGCCCCTTGGCGAAGTCCAAGCGATTGGCCCTGGCTGTGATGTGGTTGCAAGTGGGAAACCGATGATGGTCAAAGCCGGTCATCAATTACTCGGCCGGGTGCTTGATGGGTTAGGCCAGCCGATGGATGGAAAGCCGCTGCCACTTGGGTTAGAAGAGGTACCGACACATGCCAAGCCGCCCAATCCGCTCAAGCGACCGCGGATTCATTCACCATTAGGAGTCGGTGTCCGTACAATTGATGGCTTGTTGACGATGGGAAAAGGACAAAGGGTAGGGATTTTTGCCGGCAGTGGGGTCGGGAAAAGCACGCTCCTGGGGATGATCTCCAGAAACACTTCAGCGGATGTCAATGTCATTGCCTTGATTGGTGAACGGGGACGGGAGGTCCTTGACTTTTTAGAGCAAAACCTTGGGGAAGAAGGGTTAAAAAAGTCTGTTGTGATTGTAGCAACATCGGATCAACCTGCCCTCATTCGGATTAAAGGAGCGTTAACGGCTACCTCGATTGCGGAATACTTTCGCGATCAGGGAAAGAACGTTTTACTTGTCATGGATTCTGTCACTCGCTTCGCGATGGCCCAAAGGGAAGTCGGGCTAGCCATTGGCGAACCGCCTACAACAAAGGGGTATACACCATCTGTTTTTGCGATGCTTCCACAACTGTTGGAACGGGCTGGAACCGGACCAAAGGGATCGATATCTGCTATCTATACCGTTCTGGTGGACGGTGACGATATGAATGAACCAATCGCTGATGCCGTTAGAGGAATTTTAGATGGACATATTGTCTTAAATCGGGCCATTGGCAGTAAAGGGATCTTTCCCTCGATTGATGTTCTTAATAGTGCAAGCCGTGTCATAAACGAAATCACTTCCGATGAACACTTAAATGCGGTGCGAATCTTTAAAAAATATCTCGCCGCCTATAACGAGGCAGAGGATTTAATTAATATTGGTGCCTATAAGAAGGGGTCAAATCGAGAAATTGATGTGGCTGTGCGTTTCAAACCGCTAATAGATAATTTCTTGCGTCAGGGTATTTATGAGCCTTCTACGTTAGAAGAAACAAGATCCTTCTTAATTTCACAATTTGGAGCGATGATGACATGA
- the flgC gene encoding flagellar basal body rod protein FlgC, with translation MFNSLNVSASALTAQRLRMDVVSSNIANASSTRGKLVDGKWEPYRRKMVEMAPREKSFNQVLQGEMQKQTQGAQGVRVTGIVGDQTPFKTVYDPTHPDANAEGYVNMPNVDISKEMVDLLATSRAYEANITSFNTGKSIMLKALEIGR, from the coding sequence ATGTTTAATTCTTTAAATGTAAGTGCATCCGCCTTAACAGCACAGCGCTTGCGGATGGATGTTGTCTCCTCTAATATTGCAAATGCCTCATCGACAAGAGGTAAATTAGTGGATGGAAAATGGGAGCCCTATCGCCGGAAAATGGTAGAAATGGCACCGAGAGAGAAGAGCTTTAATCAGGTATTACAAGGTGAAATGCAAAAACAAACCCAGGGTGCGCAGGGTGTTAGAGTCACGGGTATAGTCGGTGATCAAACACCTTTTAAAACCGTCTATGACCCTACACATCCTGATGCAAATGCCGAGGGATATGTCAACATGCCGAACGTGGACATATCAAAAGAAATGGTCGATTTACTTGCAACCTCAAGAGCCTATGAAGCCAATATCACATCGTTTAACACCGGGAAATCGATTATGTTAAAAGCCTTGGAAATAGGCCGTTAG
- the fliF gene encoding flagellar basal-body MS-ring/collar protein FliF, producing the protein MNRSWTDQIKKTKEHFSQYWGARSKKQKWLFIGAFLFLVIALSTFIFFASRPHYIPLYTGQLTQREIGDIKAELDKQGFTDYKISDAGTMLLVPKKEAPDLIVSLASSGYPKDTKINYDIFGENLQFGATDRQYDILEREAMQNQVANVIKNVDGIKNAEVILTLPENSVFVRQEDDQKASASVMVEVEPGAKLNSGQIRALYTLVSRSVPNLPVENITIMNQYSETLALQDSDSDDQSLAKFDEQRKIQQNIERDIQQNLQNLLGTILGTDKVLVHSFVKLNFDKVKTEEKLVKPVGDSDKGIVISSDKSSKTSTNTGGSTGGVVGSGDTDVPGYTGSDSGGDSNYEESSDRVNYEINRINKEIIQSPYQIEDITINVGVAPDSSKSNSLSKATQDNVRNIVSNTVRTALGHPDLSQKEVDQRITIFPHAFVKSTEKESSPAFNWLYIIGAAAGALVLGGLTWFLIKRRRQNQQEPEEEPLFTAPVDPDADYFTENDPAIETQLKKLLEQRPNDFSKVIKTWLNEEEA; encoded by the coding sequence ATGAATCGATCATGGACAGATCAAATCAAAAAAACAAAAGAGCACTTCAGCCAATATTGGGGGGCAAGAAGCAAGAAACAAAAATGGCTTTTTATAGGGGCATTTTTATTTCTTGTTATCGCTTTATCGACCTTCATTTTTTTTGCGTCTCGGCCGCACTATATTCCATTGTATACGGGCCAGCTAACCCAGCGGGAAATTGGAGACATCAAGGCGGAACTCGACAAACAGGGATTTACCGATTATAAAATATCCGATGCAGGTACAATGCTGCTTGTTCCCAAAAAGGAAGCTCCAGATTTAATTGTGAGCCTCGCTTCAAGTGGTTATCCAAAAGATACCAAAATCAATTATGATATTTTTGGCGAAAATCTACAATTCGGTGCCACAGATCGACAGTACGATATTCTTGAACGGGAAGCCATGCAAAATCAAGTGGCAAATGTCATTAAAAATGTCGATGGTATTAAAAATGCAGAAGTGATTTTGACTTTACCGGAAAATTCTGTGTTTGTTCGACAAGAGGACGATCAAAAAGCCAGTGCTTCCGTTATGGTGGAGGTCGAGCCCGGGGCAAAACTCAACTCTGGTCAAATTCGTGCACTATACACATTGGTTTCCCGCAGTGTACCGAATCTCCCTGTAGAAAATATCACCATTATGAATCAGTACAGTGAGACGTTGGCACTACAGGATTCTGATAGTGACGATCAATCCTTAGCCAAATTTGATGAGCAGAGAAAAATCCAACAAAATATTGAACGGGATATTCAGCAAAATTTACAAAACTTACTCGGCACCATTCTTGGAACGGATAAAGTTCTCGTTCATTCTTTTGTCAAATTAAACTTTGATAAGGTAAAAACAGAAGAAAAATTAGTGAAACCGGTTGGTGATAGTGATAAGGGAATCGTGATTAGCTCTGATAAGAGCTCGAAAACTTCTACCAATACTGGGGGGAGTACGGGCGGAGTGGTTGGTTCAGGGGACACCGATGTTCCTGGTTATACGGGCAGCGACTCTGGCGGGGATAGCAATTATGAGGAATCTTCGGATCGCGTGAATTATGAAATTAATCGTATTAATAAGGAAATTATTCAAAGTCCTTATCAAATAGAGGATATTACCATAAACGTTGGGGTTGCACCTGACTCGTCTAAATCCAATTCCTTATCAAAGGCAACCCAGGACAATGTCCGAAATATTGTTTCTAATACAGTTCGAACGGCACTTGGTCATCCGGATTTGAGTCAAAAAGAGGTTGATCAGCGGATCACCATTTTTCCACATGCCTTTGTTAAGAGTACCGAGAAAGAATCAAGTCCGGCATTCAATTGGCTATATATTATTGGGGCTGCTGCTGGTGCACTTGTACTTGGCGGACTTACTTGGTTCTTGATTAAACGGAGAAGACAAAATCAACAAGAGCCAGAAGAAGAGCCACTGTTTACAGCACCTGTTGATCCAGATGCGGACTATTTCACGGAAAATGACCCGGCAATTGAGACACAATTGAAAAAGTTACTTGAACAGCGACCAAATGATTTTTCAAAAGTAATCAAGACATGGCTGAATGAAGAGGAGGCGTAA
- the fliE gene encoding flagellar hook-basal body complex protein FliE, with the protein MNISQIGTNAIKMNQNVFQKTTEPTQSKTSFANVIKGYLENVDSTVKQASDLSTQAAAGNVENIHDVMIASQKAKLALELTVNVRDKAVEAYQEMMRMQI; encoded by the coding sequence ATGAATATTTCTCAAATTGGCACAAATGCAATCAAAATGAATCAAAATGTGTTTCAAAAAACAACGGAGCCTACTCAATCAAAGACATCCTTTGCCAATGTTATAAAGGGCTATTTAGAAAATGTTGACTCAACTGTTAAACAGGCATCCGATCTTTCAACGCAAGCGGCTGCCGGGAATGTTGAAAATATACATGATGTTATGATCGCATCACAAAAAGCAAAGCTGGCTTTGGAACTGACTGTCAATGTTAGGGATAAGGCTGTAGAGGCTTACCAAGAAATGATGCGTATGCAAATTTAA
- a CDS encoding FliH/SctL family protein — protein MASYSKVFKASNLSLMEEVMVIKQPLISSDFANEGLDESSTLPGNEGITIEDHPLIKEANEKAQEIMETASQKAQAIETAAEEKVQQWWEENQEKLETMSHEAKEQGFLQGYEDGKQEALLEIQAEYQDKVALVDDILQQAYAQKEKIIAEAEPFLLELSTAIASQIIKQELEDCPDKFVEVIQQHILRFKEKDHITICVHPDDFQFIQSQRSHLMAMVNGETEIKIIPEHSVTSKGCIIRTAYGSIDARIDTQIEEIKKVILEARRGQQSDIVS, from the coding sequence ATGGCATCTTATTCTAAAGTGTTCAAGGCCTCCAATCTATCATTAATGGAAGAAGTAATGGTCATTAAACAACCGCTTATTTCAAGTGATTTTGCTAATGAAGGTCTTGATGAATCCTCAACCTTACCGGGAAATGAAGGAATAACGATTGAGGATCATCCCTTGATCAAAGAGGCAAATGAAAAAGCACAAGAGATTATGGAGACCGCCAGCCAAAAAGCTCAGGCGATAGAGACTGCCGCAGAGGAAAAAGTACAACAGTGGTGGGAAGAGAATCAGGAAAAGCTTGAGACGATGTCACATGAAGCGAAAGAGCAAGGGTTTCTCCAGGGGTATGAAGATGGAAAACAGGAAGCTCTTCTTGAGATTCAAGCCGAATACCAAGATAAAGTAGCACTTGTAGATGATATATTACAACAAGCCTATGCACAAAAGGAAAAGATCATAGCTGAAGCAGAGCCTTTTTTACTTGAGTTAAGTACCGCAATTGCTTCGCAAATTATCAAGCAGGAACTGGAGGATTGCCCTGATAAATTTGTTGAGGTAATCCAGCAGCATATCCTTCGCTTTAAGGAAAAAGATCATATTACCATCTGTGTACATCCTGATGATTTTCAGTTTATTCAATCACAGCGCTCCCATCTCATGGCCATGGTGAACGGGGAGACGGAAATTAAAATTATCCCTGAGCATTCGGTCACTTCAAAGGGGTGTATTATTAGGACTGCGTACGGTAGCATCGACGCTAGAATTGATACACAAATTGAAGAGATTAAAAAGGTTATCCTTGAGGCAAGAAGGGGGCAGCAAAGTGACATTGTCAGCTGA
- the flgL gene encoding flagellar hook-associated protein FlgL produces MSNRVTQGMLNQNFLYNLSKSNKAMEKYQDQFSSGKKINKPSDDPVTAVRSMYYRSSLNEIDQFKRNASDGLSWMESGDSALDEVTTILHRVRELTVEGLNGTNDESSKSAIAAEINQLKEHLGEIANTQIGGKYIFAGTDVNNPPYRVDPNVPNSPKEFRNDNGEKLELQVGHNNNVQINVLGKDIFNNDGQGGIFQVLSNIVDQFTSPAGQNDELLGKLDTQLDNILKERSELGARMNRMELSMSRIDGLELSTTKLLTNEEDADLSKVIIDLKAQENVQNAALAAGARIIQPSLVDFLR; encoded by the coding sequence ATGAGTAACCGTGTGACGCAAGGAATGCTGAACCAAAACTTTCTATATAACTTAAGTAAAAGCAACAAAGCGATGGAGAAATACCAAGATCAATTTTCCTCCGGGAAAAAGATTAATAAACCATCGGATGACCCAGTAACGGCAGTAAGGAGTATGTATTATCGTTCATCCTTAAATGAAATTGATCAATTTAAACGAAACGCAAGCGACGGGCTTTCTTGGATGGAGTCAGGCGATTCTGCTTTAGATGAGGTAACAACGATCCTTCATAGGGTTAGAGAGCTCACCGTAGAAGGACTGAACGGGACGAATGATGAAAGTTCAAAGTCGGCAATTGCTGCGGAAATTAACCAGTTAAAAGAGCATCTGGGGGAAATTGCTAATACCCAAATTGGGGGCAAATATATTTTTGCTGGTACAGATGTTAACAATCCACCGTATCGGGTAGACCCGAACGTGCCGAATTCACCAAAAGAATTCAGAAATGATAATGGTGAAAAACTGGAACTACAGGTAGGTCATAACAATAATGTTCAAATAAATGTCCTTGGGAAAGATATCTTTAATAATGATGGCCAAGGCGGAATCTTTCAGGTTCTATCAAATATTGTTGATCAATTTACTTCTCCAGCCGGTCAAAATGATGAACTTTTAGGTAAATTAGATACACAACTTGATAATATTTTGAAAGAGAGATCAGAATTAGGTGCCCGAATGAACCGAATGGAATTAAGCATGTCGCGTATTGATGGACTGGAATTATCGACAACCAAATTACTAACTAATGAAGAAGACGCCGATTTATCTAAAGTCATCATTGATTTAAAAGCACAAGAAAATGTACAGAATGCAGCTTTAGCAGCAGGTGCCCGAATTATCCAACCTTCTTTAGTAGATTTCTTGCGTTAA
- a CDS encoding PilZ domain-containing protein → MYPKVNQNIVMNILNEGTICRSIVAEISEDEILISQPMDGKMFGMPRGTRLAISYMIGENKYKFEASIIGRKKDNIPLYRITKPKEKEISKIQRRENFRVPTSIPVKIANLEINTINISAGGMLLSFTRECSFPLGEQLTGMIYLPETNPIPFKGVIKRIIQMEDTGIKQVGVKFTVLERKDETKIVQYCFEKQRQARLTERKSNSFK, encoded by the coding sequence ATGTATCCGAAAGTGAATCAAAATATTGTGATGAATATTTTAAATGAGGGCACCATCTGCCGTTCGATTGTGGCGGAAATTAGTGAAGATGAAATACTAATCAGCCAGCCAATGGATGGGAAAATGTTTGGGATGCCCAGGGGTACGAGACTCGCCATCTCCTATATGATCGGTGAAAACAAATATAAATTTGAAGCGTCTATTATTGGCAGAAAAAAGGATAATATCCCCTTATACCGAATTACAAAACCGAAGGAAAAAGAAATTAGCAAGATTCAGCGCAGAGAAAATTTCCGCGTCCCCACTAGTATACCGGTTAAAATCGCGAATTTGGAGATCAATACAATCAACATAAGTGCCGGGGGAATGTTACTATCTTTCACGCGTGAATGTTCGTTTCCATTAGGAGAACAACTGACTGGCATGATCTATCTCCCAGAAACCAATCCTATTCCGTTTAAAGGAGTAATCAAACGAATTATCCAAATGGAAGATACCGGTATAAAACAGGTTGGTGTAAAGTTCACCGTTTTGGAAAGGAAGGACGAAACAAAGATTGTTCAATATTGTTTTGAAAAACAAAGACAAGCACGTTTAACAGAGAGAAAGTCCAATTCATTCAAATGA
- the fliJ gene encoding flagellar export protein FliJ — translation MTYRFSFQKVLDFKEKEKEFAEQEYGTIKIKQIELEEKMEDLEQEKKKMFNQYNEVDRKTVSQILHVHQEMEHVNQKMKQLTSQSQQIHQQLEEKQLVLIEKMQEAKMWNQWKAKSKAAFQKQLDQKEQAVLDEMAVLRYSRRV, via the coding sequence ATGACATATAGGTTTTCTTTTCAAAAGGTACTTGATTTCAAGGAAAAAGAGAAGGAATTCGCTGAGCAGGAATACGGTACCATCAAAATTAAGCAAATCGAGCTTGAGGAAAAAATGGAAGACTTAGAACAAGAGAAGAAAAAAATGTTCAATCAATATAATGAAGTTGATCGGAAAACAGTATCGCAAATTCTGCATGTTCATCAGGAAATGGAACATGTCAATCAGAAAATGAAACAGCTGACATCACAATCACAGCAAATCCATCAGCAATTAGAAGAAAAACAGCTGGTTCTGATTGAAAAAATGCAAGAAGCAAAAATGTGGAATCAATGGAAGGCGAAATCAAAGGCTGCATTTCAAAAACAGCTGGATCAAAAAGAACAGGCTGTTTTGGATGAAATGGCTGTCTTACGGTATTCCCGCCGGGTATGA
- a CDS encoding glucosaminidase domain-containing protein: protein MNIGNDWITKALVMNTLSGNQKLPTQLGASGSDFSDIFASVLTNLINQSESRTPIQPNLPVDFFGMNTGNVPFDTIVPDMKELSSSSTASLRFQPTSADKMNQVLDGKLKGMGDVFVRAGQLFNVDSTLLSAIAIHETGNGKSSAANVKNNIAGMMGVNGLKSYASVEDSIMDMARNIGKNYLGKGLSNIAEIGAKYAPVGAGNDPTGLNNHWVKGVTKFFNILKA from the coding sequence TTGAATATAGGTAATGATTGGATTACGAAAGCTTTGGTTATGAATACATTGTCAGGGAATCAGAAGTTACCAACACAATTGGGGGCATCCGGTTCAGACTTTAGCGATATTTTTGCATCGGTATTAACAAATTTAATCAATCAATCAGAGTCACGAACGCCCATCCAGCCGAATTTGCCAGTCGATTTCTTTGGGATGAATACGGGGAACGTACCCTTCGATACTATCGTACCAGACATGAAAGAATTATCTTCAAGTTCTACCGCATCCTTGCGTTTTCAACCAACAAGTGCAGACAAAATGAATCAAGTATTGGATGGAAAGTTAAAAGGCATGGGTGACGTGTTTGTCCGTGCCGGACAGCTGTTTAATGTGGATTCGACATTACTTTCGGCAATTGCCATCCATGAAACAGGAAACGGAAAATCAAGTGCAGCCAATGTAAAAAATAATATTGCGGGTATGATGGGGGTAAATGGACTGAAATCGTACGCTTCTGTTGAGGATAGTATTATGGACATGGCACGGAATATTGGTAAAAATTACTTGGGTAAGGGATTATCAAATATAGCTGAAATTGGTGCAAAATATGCCCCTGTTGGTGCAGGAAATGATCCAACAGGCCTTAACAATCATTGGGTAAAGGGTGTAACGAAGTTTTTTAACATTCTAAAAGCTTGA
- the flgB gene encoding flagellar basal body rod protein FlgB codes for MGNINLLQSALNASSLRQQVISNNIANAETPGFKSKKVQFEDILKQHLSNQTNFAGNRTDPRHFPIGRTGDVPVAKIVENSGTIMQNNGNNVDMDEEMTNMGKNALWYDTLIEQVNSEFQQLSIAIRGRS; via the coding sequence TTGGGCAATATCAACCTTCTTCAATCTGCCTTAAATGCCTCTAGTTTACGTCAGCAGGTTATTTCAAATAATATAGCGAATGCCGAAACTCCGGGGTTTAAATCCAAAAAGGTACAATTTGAGGATATTTTAAAACAACATTTATCCAATCAAACAAATTTTGCCGGAAACCGGACAGATCCACGACATTTTCCAATTGGCAGGACTGGTGATGTACCGGTTGCGAAAATTGTAGAAAATTCTGGCACCATCATGCAAAATAACGGGAACAATGTCGACATGGATGAAGAGATGACAAATATGGGTAAGAATGCCCTGTGGTATGATACGTTAATCGAACAAGTCAACAGCGAATTTCAGCAGTTATCCATTGCCATTAGAGGAAGGAGTTAA
- a CDS encoding flagellar biosynthetic protein FliO produces MKRIMILFAMFFYLFSMQTTTFAAGLTAAGEPSVYDTIQKGEKKAPKDSVSKEKDSGTSPSIFSMFIKFIVSFAFVIFLLFVLLRFLSKRNKALPSNGPIIPLGDHALGNNRSVQLVLIGGTIYVLGVGETVTLIRTITQGEEYQHLLESLENQEEEPPAKWAAQDTKKLWNSVFQKQLDNMKQRRGGE; encoded by the coding sequence ATGAAACGCATCATGATTTTATTTGCTATGTTCTTTTATTTATTTTCCATGCAAACCACCACATTTGCCGCGGGTTTAACTGCCGCCGGTGAACCTTCCGTCTATGACACTATCCAAAAGGGTGAAAAAAAAGCACCCAAAGACTCAGTAAGTAAAGAGAAGGATAGTGGCACATCTCCTTCTATATTCTCCATGTTTATTAAATTTATCGTATCGTTCGCATTTGTGATTTTCTTGTTGTTCGTGTTATTACGATTCCTGTCAAAGCGGAACAAGGCATTGCCGTCCAATGGACCGATTATTCCATTGGGAGACCATGCACTCGGAAACAATCGTTCTGTCCAGCTCGTATTGATTGGCGGGACTATTTATGTCCTTGGAGTGGGAGAAACGGTCACACTCATCCGCACGATTACCCAAGGTGAAGAATATCAGCATTTACTCGAAAGTCTCGAGAATCAAGAAGAGGAGCCGCCTGCAAAATGGGCGGCCCAAGATACGAAAAAATTGTGGAATTCTGTTTTTCAGAAACAGTTAGATAATATGAAGCAGCGCCGAGGAGGGGAGTAA
- the fliG gene encoding flagellar motor switch protein FliG produces the protein MATALKLSGKQKAAILLISMGREASSKVFNHLTDDEIEQLTLAIASIKKVDGKEKEEVLQEFHDMCIANDYLATGGITFAQDVLESALGRDKARQIINRLNTQLQVKPFDFARRVDPMQIYHFLQNEHPQTIALVLTHLEPQQASVILAELPEELQSDVARRIALFEQTSPEVIKEVEHFLETKLSATIRKDYSVVGGIDSIVGILNGVDRGTEKSILGSLEIKDHQLAEEIKNRMFIFEDIINLDRRAIQRVIQEVENHDLLLAMKASTQEVKNVIFENMSQRMVETFEEEMQYLGPVRVKDVEEAQGRIVSVIRRLEDSGEIVLARGGNDGILF, from the coding sequence ATGGCAACAGCATTAAAGTTAAGCGGGAAGCAAAAAGCAGCGATATTGCTTATTTCTATGGGAAGGGAAGCTTCCTCTAAAGTGTTTAATCATTTAACCGATGATGAAATCGAACAGCTTACATTAGCGATTGCGAGTATAAAAAAAGTGGATGGTAAAGAAAAAGAGGAGGTTTTACAAGAGTTTCACGACATGTGTATCGCGAATGATTATTTAGCGACGGGTGGAATTACCTTTGCGCAAGATGTGCTTGAGTCTGCCTTAGGCAGAGATAAGGCCCGACAAATCATTAACCGCTTAAACACTCAGCTCCAGGTTAAACCGTTTGACTTTGCTCGCCGTGTGGATCCGATGCAAATCTATCATTTCTTGCAGAATGAGCATCCACAAACGATTGCACTCGTTTTAACGCATTTAGAGCCGCAACAGGCTTCGGTAATTCTTGCAGAGCTGCCTGAAGAACTTCAATCAGATGTAGCGCGAAGAATTGCTTTATTCGAGCAAACCTCTCCAGAAGTAATTAAAGAGGTGGAACACTTTTTAGAAACGAAGCTATCGGCTACAATCCGGAAAGATTATAGCGTTGTCGGTGGTATCGATTCGATTGTCGGTATCCTTAATGGCGTTGACCGCGGAACGGAGAAGAGTATCCTCGGGAGTCTGGAAATTAAAGATCATCAATTGGCAGAAGAAATTAAAAATCGGATGTTTATCTTCGAGGACATTATTAATTTGGATCGAAGGGCGATTCAACGGGTTATTCAGGAAGTGGAAAATCACGATTTACTTCTTGCAATGAAGGCTTCAACCCAAGAGGTCAAGAATGTTATTTTCGAAAATATGTCACAACGGATGGTCGAGACGTTCGAAGAAGAAATGCAATATCTTGGACCTGTTCGGGTGAAGGATGTTGAGGAAGCACAGGGAAGAATTGTTTCGGTTATTCGCCGCTTAGAAGACTCCGGTGAGATTGTTCTTGCTCGAGGTGGAAATGATGGCATCTTATTCTAA